From Euwallacea similis isolate ESF13 chromosome 11, ESF131.1, whole genome shotgun sequence, the proteins below share one genomic window:
- the AsnS gene encoding asparagine synthetase [glutamine-hydrolyzing], with amino-acid sequence MCGIWAIFGSESNLHTVCANAFDKIEHRGPDAWRVEYDKQLKNCCVGFHRLTIVDCTYGMQPMKLHQYPHRMLVCNGELYNCKELKREFDFNYETFSDVECIFHLYEKFGIEKCVKNLDGVFAFCIIDIPKRKLFLGRDPYGVRPLFRIASENGVLGICSEAKGLTGVAANLNGYKKKLKPFPPGTFEEYDISDKGTVKLVRSEKYFSPGDRPSFKTFVPWEDISLRSHEENIKSLLTMAVKKRLMADRRIGCLLSGGLDSSLIAALLLQEAKKLDLPYKIQSFAVGMESSPDLKKARQVATYLGTEHHEVIFSEEDVAKVLDTVIYTLETPDITTIRASIAMYLLSKYILDNTDTTVIFSGEGADEIAQGYIYFRDAPSPKAAHEDSLRLLREIYLFDGLRADRTISSQSLELRVPFLDLQFSHYFLSIDAKLRQPRDGVEKFLLRSAFEGTNLLPKDILWRHKEAFSDGVASKKKSLFVILQEITEKRLPEPFDKVAVSQKYPHCTPTTKEALYYREVFEKSYAGLAETFLPFYWMPRWTEGITDPSARFIKHYAAKSET; translated from the exons atgtgtGGAATTTGGGCAATTTTTGGATCCGAAAGTAATCTTCATACGGTTTGCGCAAATGCGTTTGACAAAATTGAGCACAGAGGCCCTGATGCCTGGCGCGTGGAATATGACAAACAGTTGAAG aACTGCTGTGTGGGATTTCACAGGCTGACAATTGTAGACTGCACCTATGGAATGCAGCCGATGAAACTTCATCAATATCCTCATCGAATGTTGGTTTGCAATGGAGAACTCTATAACTGCAAAGAA cTTAAACGAGAATTTGACTTCAACTATGAAACCTTCAGCGATGTTGAGTGCATTTTTCACCTGTACGAAAAATTCGGCATtgaaaaatgtgtgaaaaatttgGACGGGGTTTTTGCCTTTTGTATCATAGACATTccgaaaagaaaattatttttaggaagAGATCCCTATGGTGTCCGTCCATTATTTAGGATTGCGAGTGAAAATGGAGTGTTGGGTATTTGTTCAGAAGCAAAAG gaTTAACTGGCGTTGCGGCTAATCTAAATGGATACAAGAAGAAATTGAAGCCATTCCCGCCAGGCACGTTTGAAGAATATGATATCTCAGATAAAGGAACCGTAAAATTGGTTAGAagcgaaaaatattttagccCAGGTGATCGACCCTCATTCAAGACTTTCGTACCATGGGAAG ATATCAGTTTGAGAAGTCATGAGGAGAACATTAAGTCTTTATTAACAATGGCAGTGAAGAAGCGCCTTATGGCTGATAGGCGCATTGGTTGTTTGCTCTCTGGTGGACTAGATTCTTCATTGATAGCTGCTCTATTGCTTCAGGAAGCCAAGAAACTTGATTTGCCGTACAAAATTCAG TCCTTTGCTGTAGGAATGGAGAGTAGTCCAGATCTTAAGAAAGCTCGACAAGTTGCCACATATCTGGGCACAGAACATCACGAAGTCATATTTAGTGAAGAGGATGTGGCCAAAGTCTTGGATACTGTCATTTACACGCTTGAGACTCCTGATATCACTACGATTAGAGCTTCCATTGCAATGTATTTACTCTCAAAATACATCCTTGATAACACAGACACGACAGTTATTTTTAGTGGAGAAGGAGCGGATGAAATTGCTCAAGG ATACATTTATTTTCGGGATGCACCATCACCTAAAGCAGCGCACGAAGACAGTTTGCGACTCTTAAGAGAAATATACTTGTTCGATGGATTAAGAGCAGATAGAACAATATCGTCACAAAG TTTGGAACTCAGAGTTCCCTTTTTGGATCTGCAATTTTCGCATTATTTTTTGAGTATTGACGCCAAATTGAGACAACCAAGAGATGGAGTTGAAAAGTTCTTACTCAGGTCTGCGTTTGAGGGAACCAACCTTCTACCGAAAGACATTCTTTGGAGGCATAAAGAAGCCTTTAG tgaCGGAGTGGCGTCGAAAAAAAAGTCACTGTTTGTTATCCTACAAGAGATTACAGAAAAGCGCCTACCGGAGCCTTTCGACAAAGTCGCTGTATCGCAAAAATATCCACATTGCACACCTACAACTAAAGAAGCTTTATATTATAGAGAGGTGTTTGAAAAAAGTTACGCAGGACTGGCAGAAACTTTCTTACCCTTCTATTGGATGCCACGTTGGACAGAAGGCATTACAGACCCTTCTGCTCGATTTATTAAGCATTACGCTGCTAAGAGtgaaacataa
- the LOC136412020 gene encoding uncharacterized protein: protein MTRKYRAIINFMLALTVVCGVPFHVQNTSNSSEVNDKLTQYRQNVVGDVKIEVKQPFKPLLPLMLHNDPNHWVTVSERNKGINNFPFFNNWGNQLSLGKLPKKPLNFLRNITINATGSVMTNKINQVLPNLPSLLTHPEKIFLPVQTVSKFPPVVEHFVQKIQASQSNYIYEDLSRPPTYDKPVYTLSPEDEILFNVPSSTTFKPFVATTNEKVETQDFNRFDYEDMFNSTEKLFFKNEKNHSSCISSPKTNNCTCNNSKVSEGGNTFKPMSNSTIKTNKIPNLIDKKDDHVNNSDLGLPNVVYVRSSNDSQGNHNVTSDASNHGNYYNELIKIA, encoded by the coding sequence ATGACGCGTAAATATCGTGCCATTATCAATTTCATGTTGGCATTAACGGTAGTTTGCGGTGTTCCTTTCCACGTGCAAAATACATCGAACTCTTCTGAGGTGAATGATAAACTGACACAATACAGACAAAATGTTGTCGGAGATGTGAAGATCGAGGTGAAGCAACCCTTTAAGCCCTTATTACCTTTAATGTTGCACAATGATCCCAATCATTGGGTTACAGTATCTGAGAGAAATAAAGGAATTAATAACTTTCCATTCTTCAATAATTGGGGAAATCAGCTTTCTCTTGGAAAGCTTCCAAAGAAacctttgaattttttacgaAACATTACAATTAATGCAACAGGAAGTGTTATGACTAATAAGATTAATCAAGTTTTGCCCAATTTGCCTTCATTGTTGACCCATCcggaaaagatatttttaccCGTACAAACTGTGAGTAAATTTCCGCCTGTTGTTGAACATTTTGTTCAGAAAATCCAAGCCTCACAATCAAATTATATCTATGAAGACTTGAGTAGACCTCCGACTTATGATAAACCTGTGTACACACTATCCCCAGAAGATGAGATATTATTCAACGTGCCAAGTTCCACTACATTCAAACCGTTCGTAGCTACAACTAATGAAAAGGTAGAAACTCAAGACTTTAACAGGTTTGATTATGAAGATATGTTTAATAGcacagaaaaattatttttcaaaaatgagaaaaatcaTTCCTCCTGTATCTCATCGCCCAAAACTAATAACTGTACTTGTAATAATTCCAAAGTATCTGAAGGCGGTAATACTTTCAAGCCTATGAGTAATTCCACCATTAAAAcgaataaaattccaaatttgataGACAAGAAGGACGATCATGTAAACAATTCAGATCTAGGATTACCCAACGTAGTGTATGTTAGAAGCAGTAACGATTCACAAGGGAATCACAATGTAACTAGTGATGCTTCAAATCATGGAAATTATTATAACGAGCTAATCAAGATTGCGTAA